A DNA window from Bacillota bacterium contains the following coding sequences:
- a CDS encoding tripartite tricarboxylate transporter permease, with product MWAFAGVVLGTAVGILPGIGPALTIALLLPVTFRVDPTGAFIMFAGIYYGGMYGGSTSAILLNTPGESASIITAVEGNQMARKGRGAAALATAAIGSFVAGTVGTIGLTFLAPVLVRLALRFGPAEYFALMVLAFTTVSSVMGRSLVRGLTSLLFGMGLGLVGIDLQTGQARFTLGVPELLDGIDVVIVAVGLFAVGETLYVASRLGRGDGELTPVRGSVWMTREEWARSWKAWLRGAIVGFPLGALPAGGAEIPTFLSYSIERRLTRRPDEFGKGAIEGVAGPEAANNASAAGVLVPLLTLGLPTSSTAAMMLAGLQQYGSQPGPLLFERAPDLVWGMIASLYIGNLMLLIVNLPLAGIWVRLLAIPKPLLYGGILVFAALGTYSLNSSVVDLVLLALIGAVGFVMRRYDFPPAPAIIGMILGPMAEQQFRRALAISQGDPTVFLTHPISAALLATAALVLVGPRAVRTLRSRQRWRAAAPPPHEPYAGRGDAR from the coding sequence ATGTGGGCGTTCGCCGGGGTGGTGCTCGGCACGGCAGTTGGCATTCTGCCGGGTATCGGCCCCGCCTTGACGATAGCGCTTCTGCTGCCCGTAACGTTTCGGGTCGATCCCACGGGCGCCTTCATCATGTTCGCGGGGATCTACTACGGGGGCATGTACGGGGGTTCCACGTCCGCCATCCTCCTGAACACCCCCGGGGAGAGCGCCTCCATCATCACCGCGGTGGAAGGCAACCAGATGGCCAGGAAGGGGCGGGGCGCCGCGGCCCTGGCAACCGCTGCCATCGGGTCCTTCGTGGCGGGGACAGTGGGCACGATAGGCCTCACCTTCCTTGCGCCGGTCTTGGTCAGGCTTGCGCTGCGGTTCGGGCCGGCCGAGTACTTCGCCCTCATGGTGCTGGCGTTCACCACGGTTTCGTCCGTAATGGGCCGGTCACTCGTGCGGGGACTCACCAGCCTGCTGTTCGGAATGGGCCTGGGGCTGGTCGGCATCGATCTGCAGACCGGGCAAGCGCGGTTCACGCTGGGCGTGCCGGAACTCCTGGACGGCATCGACGTGGTCATCGTGGCCGTTGGGCTCTTTGCGGTGGGGGAGACGCTCTACGTGGCCTCTCGACTGGGCCGGGGCGACGGCGAGCTGACGCCCGTGCGCGGTTCGGTGTGGATGACCAGGGAGGAGTGGGCGAGGTCCTGGAAGGCGTGGCTGCGGGGGGCCATCGTTGGGTTTCCCCTGGGAGCGCTCCCGGCCGGCGGGGCTGAGATCCCCACCTTCTTGAGTTACTCGATCGAAAGGCGGCTCACCCGGCGCCCGGACGAGTTTGGAAAGGGCGCCATCGAGGGGGTGGCCGGTCCCGAAGCGGCCAATAACGCCTCGGCCGCTGGCGTGCTGGTGCCGCTCCTGACGCTGGGGCTGCCGACCTCATCGACCGCGGCCATGATGCTGGCGGGTCTGCAGCAGTACGGGTCGCAGCCCGGGCCGCTGTTGTTTGAACGGGCGCCTGACCTGGTGTGGGGGATGATCGCAAGCCTCTATATCGGCAACCTGATGCTGCTCATCGTGAACCTGCCCCTTGCGGGCATCTGGGTGAGGTTGCTGGCCATTCCGAAGCCGTTGCTGTACGGGGGCATCCTGGTTTTCGCGGCTCTCGGGACCTACAGCCTCAACAGCTCCGTCGTGGACCTGGTGCTGCTCGCTCTGATCGGTGCCGTCGGGTTCGTCATGCGTCGCTACGACTTCCCTCCGGCGCCTGCCATCATCGGCATGATTCTGGGCCCAATGGCGGAGCAGCAATTCCGGCGCGCCCTGGCCATCAGCCAGGGTGATCCCACGGTGTTCCTCACCCACCCGATCTCGGCGGCCCTGCTGGCCACGGCGGCGCTGGTGCTGGTCGGCCCCCGGGCAGTTCGCACCCTTCGCAGCCGGCAGAGGTGGAGGGCCGCCGCCCCGCCCCCACACGAGCCCTATGCCGGCCGCGGCGACGCGCGGTGA
- a CDS encoding tripartite tricarboxylate transporter TctB family protein, with protein MVGLAAAGLGLFFIAGAYALRVLPGYARISPRFFPVLVGSGLVVAGVLLVRSALRGEAPGGDAACDWKATGLVAAGLLLHMALIERAGFILSSTLLFGLSAYALGSRRLAANTLVGLIVSAATYLVFTRGLGLSLPAGVVG; from the coding sequence ATGGTCGGCCTGGCAGCCGCGGGGCTCGGCCTCTTTTTCATAGCGGGGGCGTACGCCCTGCGGGTTCTTCCAGGTTATGCGCGAATCAGCCCCCGGTTTTTCCCCGTACTGGTCGGCAGCGGCCTGGTCGTGGCCGGGGTGCTACTGGTTCGAAGCGCCCTGAGGGGTGAAGCGCCGGGCGGTGATGCCGCTTGCGACTGGAAGGCGACCGGCCTGGTGGCCGCGGGGCTCTTGCTCCACATGGCGCTCATCGAGCGCGCGGGTTTCATCCTCTCGAGCACGCTGCTCTTTGGGTTGAGCGCGTACGCCCTGGGTAGCCGCCGCCTCGCCGCGAACACGCTGGTCGGACTCATCGTGTCGGCGGCGACTTACCTCGTGTTCACCCGCGGGCTGGGTCTGTCCTTGCCGGCGGGGGTTGTGGGGTAA
- a CDS encoding tripartite tricarboxylate transporter substrate-binding protein yields MAAPFVRAFMSTLGVLVLLGASVVSAAPSSLRIMAPAAPGGGWDQTARALQAVLTEQHIIVGGVEVFNVPGAGGTVGLARLVSTERGRGDLLMVTGAVMVGAILTNRSPVSLAQTTPIARLTGEYEVIVVPASSPFRTLGELLESFRRNPGSISWGGGSAGGIDHILAGLIAKEVGFSARQVNYIPFSGGGEALAAVLGGHVSAGISGYGEWRAQIEAGQLRALGITSENRLPGVDIPTLREQGLNIELANWRGLVAPPGISSAEKQALIEAVGVAVKTLQWQDTLARYSLTDYFLAGDEFASFLADETRRVRDVLLEIGLISP; encoded by the coding sequence GTGGCGGCTCCTTTTGTACGGGCTTTCATGTCGACGCTTGGGGTACTCGTCTTGCTGGGTGCCTCCGTCGTCTCTGCGGCACCATCGTCACTGCGCATCATGGCGCCGGCGGCACCGGGCGGCGGGTGGGATCAGACGGCCCGAGCGCTGCAGGCGGTGTTGACCGAGCAGCACATCATTGTGGGCGGCGTGGAGGTCTTCAACGTGCCGGGCGCCGGAGGCACCGTCGGCCTGGCGAGGCTGGTCTCCACGGAACGCGGCCGTGGCGATCTGCTCATGGTGACCGGGGCCGTCATGGTGGGCGCCATCCTGACGAACCGGTCGCCCGTGTCCCTCGCACAGACGACGCCCATCGCGCGCCTCACCGGCGAGTACGAGGTGATCGTAGTTCCGGCGAGCTCGCCTTTCCGGACGCTTGGCGAGTTGCTGGAGTCCTTCCGGCGCAACCCGGGGTCCATCTCGTGGGGCGGGGGTTCGGCGGGCGGCATCGACCACATCCTTGCCGGCCTCATTGCCAAAGAGGTGGGCTTCAGCGCCCGTCAGGTCAACTACATCCCGTTCTCCGGCGGCGGCGAGGCCCTGGCCGCGGTGCTGGGCGGCCACGTCTCCGCCGGCATAAGCGGGTACGGCGAGTGGCGGGCGCAGATCGAGGCCGGCCAGTTGCGGGCCCTGGGCATCACCTCTGAGAACCGGCTGCCAGGGGTTGACATCCCGACGCTTCGCGAGCAGGGGCTCAACATTGAACTGGCCAACTGGCGCGGTTTGGTGGCGCCTCCCGGCATCAGCAGCGCCGAGAAGCAGGCGCTGATCGAGGCGGTCGGGGTGGCGGTGAAGACGCTTCAGTGGCAGGATACCCTGGCGCGATACAGCTTGACCGACTACTTCCTGGCCGGCGACGAATTCGCCAGCTTCCTGGCCGATGAAACGCGGCGGGTGCGGGACGTTCTCCTGGAGATCGGCCTGATCAGCCCGTGA
- a CDS encoding MmgE/PrpD family protein, translated as MSDRYSRMLAEYAASVRWEDVPAPTVHEAKRRVLDSVGVAMAAFAEDSPKAARGYAFEFPLAGGATLWGTPFTAAPDVAGFANGVMVRYLDFNDTYLSREPLHPSDVIPPLFAVAEWQGLPGRDLILAVAIAYEIGVNLCDAASLRQHGWDHVNYIGIAAAAAAGRLLGLSVEQIEHAISLSSVPHASMRQTRAGELSMWKGAAAANSGRNAVFGAVLASKGMTGPFQPFAGKMGFFKQLLGGVPFDEAALSPMSTKRPPRRILDTYIKFWPVEYHAQSAVDAALELRREIGDPGRIESVHIDTFKAAYEIIAKDPEKWQPETRETADHSLPYITLVALLDGRVTKRSFARERFTEPAIRKLLKERTTLNEDPELTRGYPEGIPNRIRVRTRDGAEYVREVRHPRGHARNPMTDDEVVQKFRLNVEDAFTPSQAQRVVEFVMNLENQTDLRKLAGLLRL; from the coding sequence TTGAGCGACCGATACAGCCGCATGCTGGCCGAGTACGCTGCATCCGTTCGCTGGGAGGACGTGCCGGCGCCCACCGTTCACGAGGCGAAGCGCCGCGTGCTGGATTCTGTCGGCGTGGCCATGGCTGCGTTCGCCGAGGACAGCCCGAAGGCGGCACGGGGTTACGCCTTCGAGTTCCCGCTGGCCGGCGGCGCCACGCTGTGGGGCACGCCGTTTACGGCCGCGCCCGACGTGGCCGGGTTCGCCAACGGCGTCATGGTGCGGTACCTGGACTTCAACGACACGTACCTCTCCCGGGAACCGCTTCACCCCAGCGACGTCATCCCGCCGCTGTTCGCCGTGGCGGAGTGGCAGGGGCTTCCGGGGCGAGACCTGATCCTGGCGGTGGCCATCGCCTACGAGATCGGGGTCAACCTGTGCGATGCGGCAAGCCTGCGCCAGCACGGATGGGACCACGTCAACTACATCGGCATAGCGGCGGCGGCAGCCGCCGGCCGCCTGCTGGGGCTCTCCGTGGAACAGATCGAGCACGCGATCTCGCTTTCGTCCGTCCCCCACGCCTCCATGCGCCAGACCCGAGCCGGCGAACTCTCCATGTGGAAGGGCGCCGCGGCCGCCAACTCGGGACGCAACGCCGTGTTCGGGGCCGTGCTGGCCTCGAAGGGGATGACCGGGCCGTTCCAGCCGTTTGCCGGCAAGATGGGCTTCTTCAAGCAGCTGCTGGGCGGAGTGCCGTTCGACGAGGCGGCGCTTTCGCCCATGAGCACGAAGCGGCCGCCCCGGCGCATCCTGGACACGTACATCAAGTTCTGGCCGGTGGAGTACCACGCCCAGAGCGCGGTGGACGCGGCGCTGGAGCTGCGCCGCGAGATCGGTGACCCGGGCCGCATCGAGTCCGTCCACATCGACACCTTCAAGGCCGCATACGAGATCATCGCCAAAGACCCGGAAAAGTGGCAGCCCGAGACCCGGGAGACGGCCGACCACTCCCTGCCCTACATCACCCTGGTGGCGCTGCTGGATGGCCGGGTAACGAAACGGTCGTTCGCCAGGGAGCGGTTCACGGAGCCCGCCATCCGCAAGCTTTTGAAGGAGCGCACGACCCTCAACGAGGACCCCGAGTTGACCCGCGGCTATCCCGAGGGCATCCCCAACCGCATCCGGGTGCGAACCCGGGACGGTGCCGAGTACGTCAGGGAGGTGCGGCACCCCAGGGGGCACGCCCGCAACCCCATGACCGACGACGAGGTGGTGCAGAAGTTCCGGCTCAACGTGGAGGACGCCTTCACGCCCTCGCAGGCGCAGAGAGTCGTCGAGTTCGTGATGAACCTGGAGAACCAGACGGATCTGCGCAAGCTGGCCGGGCTTCTGCGCCTCTGA